A genomic stretch from Arachis stenosperma cultivar V10309 chromosome 3, arast.V10309.gnm1.PFL2, whole genome shotgun sequence includes:
- the LOC130970639 gene encoding serine carboxypeptidase-like 51 isoform X2 yields the protein MGLCRKAHMFWWLYKSPYRVEDPSKPWPIILWLQGGPGASGVGIGNFEEVGPLDTDLKPRNSTWLKKADLLFVDNPVGTGYSFVEDKSLFVKTDDEAATDLTTLLIELFNKNESLKKSPLYIVAESYGGKFAVTLGLSATKAIQEKRLNLTLGGVALGDSWISPEDFVFSWGPLLKDLSRLDDNGLQKSNSVAEKIKQQLEEGKFVDATNSWSELESIISQNSNSVDFYNFLVDAGSDSVALSSAMELGLFREFSMKKYSKYLTSMRLSSSSSSSPGGGNDLDTLLNGVIKKKLKIIPQNVSWGGQSDGVFTNLESDFMKPRINEVDQLLAKGVNVTIYNGQVDLICATKGTEAWVRKLKWEGLQNFLYKERTPLYCGSDKTTKGFVKSYKNLHFYWILGAGHFVPTDQPCVALDMVSAITQSPAA from the exons ATGGGGCTATGTAGAA AAGCTCACATGTTCTGGTGGCTTTACAAGAGTCCTTATAGAGTGGAAGATCCATCAAAACCATGGCCAATTATTCTGTGGTTGCAAGGAGGACCT GGTGCTTCAGGAGTTGGAATTGGAAACTTTGAAGAGGTTGGTCCATTGGATACTGATTTGAAGCCAAGAAACTCAACATGGCTCAAAAAAGCAGATCTATTGTTTGTG GATAATCCAGTTGGAACAGGGTACAGTTTTGTGGAGGATAAGAGTTTGTTTGTGAAAACAGATGATGAAGCAGCCACAGATTTAACAACATTGTTAATTGAGTTATTTAACAAAAATGAGAGCCTAAAAAAGAGCCCTCTTTACATTGTGGCAGAATCATATGGTGGCAAATTTGCTGTGACGCTTGGATTATCCGCCACTAAAGCCATTCAAGAAAAAAGACTCAACCTCACACTTGGAGGTGTGGCATTAGGTGATAGTTGGATCTCCCCAGAAGATTTTGTG TTCTCATGGGGCCCTCTGCTTAAAGACCTTTCACGCCTTGATGACAATGGACTACAAAAATCTAACAG TGTGGCTGAGAAGATCAAGCAACAACTTGAGGAGGGTAAATTTGTTGATGCAACCAACTCATGGAGTGAACTTGAGTCTATTATTAGCCAAAACAGTAACAGCGTG GATTTTTACAATTTCCTAGTGGATGCTGGAAGTGATTCAGTAGCGTTATCGTCAGCAATGGAGTTGGGGTTATTTAGGGAATTTTCTATGaagaaatattcaaaatatcTGACTTCAATGAGGCTGAGTTCTTCGTCATCTTCATCTCCCGGTGGTGGCAATGATCTTGACACTTTACTTAATGGGGTCATCAAGAAGAAATTGAAGATCATCCCCCAAAACGTTTC GTGGGGAGGACAGTCTGATGGTGTTTTCACCAATCTTGAATCCGATTTCATGAAGCCAAGAATTAATGAG GTTGACCAACTTCTGGCTAAAGGGGTCAATGTGACCATCTACAATGGACAG GTTGATCTGATTTGTGCCACCAAGGGGACCGAAGCTTGGGTTAGGAAACTCAA GTGGGAAGGGCTTCAAAATTTCTTGTATAAAGAGAGAACACCACTCTACTGTGGAAGTGACAAAACAACCAAAGGATTTGTTAAGTCATACAAAAACCTACACTTCTATTGGATCCTTGGAGCTGGCCATTTT GTGCCCACTGATCAGCCATGCGTGGCACTAGACATGGTGAGTGCAATTACACAGTCACCAGCAGCATGA
- the LOC130970639 gene encoding serine carboxypeptidase-like 51 isoform X1 — protein sequence MAKLLLLLFFALLFHGGIGIVSVLGKSNQDGSEEWGYVEVRPKAHMFWWLYKSPYRVEDPSKPWPIILWLQGGPGASGVGIGNFEEVGPLDTDLKPRNSTWLKKADLLFVDNPVGTGYSFVEDKSLFVKTDDEAATDLTTLLIELFNKNESLKKSPLYIVAESYGGKFAVTLGLSATKAIQEKRLNLTLGGVALGDSWISPEDFVFSWGPLLKDLSRLDDNGLQKSNSVAEKIKQQLEEGKFVDATNSWSELESIISQNSNSVDFYNFLVDAGSDSVALSSAMELGLFREFSMKKYSKYLTSMRLSSSSSSSPGGGNDLDTLLNGVIKKKLKIIPQNVSWGGQSDGVFTNLESDFMKPRINEVDQLLAKGVNVTIYNGQVDLICATKGTEAWVRKLKWEGLQNFLYKERTPLYCGSDKTTKGFVKSYKNLHFYWILGAGHFVPTDQPCVALDMVSAITQSPAA from the exons ATGGctaagcttcttcttctcctattCTTTGCTCTTCTCTTTCATGGAGGAATTGGAATTGTATCAGTTTTGGGGAAGAGTAACCAAGATGGATCAGAGGAATGGGGCTATGTAGAAGTAAGACCCA AAGCTCACATGTTCTGGTGGCTTTACAAGAGTCCTTATAGAGTGGAAGATCCATCAAAACCATGGCCAATTATTCTGTGGTTGCAAGGAGGACCT GGTGCTTCAGGAGTTGGAATTGGAAACTTTGAAGAGGTTGGTCCATTGGATACTGATTTGAAGCCAAGAAACTCAACATGGCTCAAAAAAGCAGATCTATTGTTTGTG GATAATCCAGTTGGAACAGGGTACAGTTTTGTGGAGGATAAGAGTTTGTTTGTGAAAACAGATGATGAAGCAGCCACAGATTTAACAACATTGTTAATTGAGTTATTTAACAAAAATGAGAGCCTAAAAAAGAGCCCTCTTTACATTGTGGCAGAATCATATGGTGGCAAATTTGCTGTGACGCTTGGATTATCCGCCACTAAAGCCATTCAAGAAAAAAGACTCAACCTCACACTTGGAGGTGTGGCATTAGGTGATAGTTGGATCTCCCCAGAAGATTTTGTG TTCTCATGGGGCCCTCTGCTTAAAGACCTTTCACGCCTTGATGACAATGGACTACAAAAATCTAACAG TGTGGCTGAGAAGATCAAGCAACAACTTGAGGAGGGTAAATTTGTTGATGCAACCAACTCATGGAGTGAACTTGAGTCTATTATTAGCCAAAACAGTAACAGCGTG GATTTTTACAATTTCCTAGTGGATGCTGGAAGTGATTCAGTAGCGTTATCGTCAGCAATGGAGTTGGGGTTATTTAGGGAATTTTCTATGaagaaatattcaaaatatcTGACTTCAATGAGGCTGAGTTCTTCGTCATCTTCATCTCCCGGTGGTGGCAATGATCTTGACACTTTACTTAATGGGGTCATCAAGAAGAAATTGAAGATCATCCCCCAAAACGTTTC GTGGGGAGGACAGTCTGATGGTGTTTTCACCAATCTTGAATCCGATTTCATGAAGCCAAGAATTAATGAG GTTGACCAACTTCTGGCTAAAGGGGTCAATGTGACCATCTACAATGGACAG GTTGATCTGATTTGTGCCACCAAGGGGACCGAAGCTTGGGTTAGGAAACTCAA GTGGGAAGGGCTTCAAAATTTCTTGTATAAAGAGAGAACACCACTCTACTGTGGAAGTGACAAAACAACCAAAGGATTTGTTAAGTCATACAAAAACCTACACTTCTATTGGATCCTTGGAGCTGGCCATTTT GTGCCCACTGATCAGCCATGCGTGGCACTAGACATGGTGAGTGCAATTACACAGTCACCAGCAGCATGA